A genomic window from Blastococcus saxobsidens DD2 includes:
- a CDS encoding SRPBCC family protein yields MADQSTQSIVIEAPAAEVMAVIADFPSYPQWVAAAKKVEVLETGADGRARQVHFVLDAGAVKDDYVLEYTWDDDRRVAWTLVRGQMQKRQEGSYTLVETGGRTEVTYSITIDLSIPMLGMIKRKAEKVILDTALKELKKRVEA; encoded by the coding sequence ATGGCGGACCAGTCCACCCAGTCGATCGTCATCGAGGCGCCTGCGGCGGAGGTCATGGCGGTGATCGCCGATTTCCCGTCGTACCCGCAGTGGGTCGCCGCCGCCAAGAAGGTCGAGGTGCTCGAGACGGGTGCGGACGGCCGGGCCCGCCAGGTGCACTTCGTGCTGGACGCCGGAGCCGTCAAGGACGACTACGTCCTCGAGTACACCTGGGACGACGACCGCCGGGTGGCCTGGACCCTGGTCCGGGGACAGATGCAGAAGCGCCAGGAGGGCTCGTACACCCTGGTCGAGACCGGGGGCCGGACCGAGGTGACCTACTCGATCACCATCGACCTCTCCATCCCGATGCTGGGGATGATCAAGCGCAAGGCGGAGAAGGTCATCCTGGACACCGCGCTCAAGGAGCTCAAGAAGCGCGTCGAGGCCTGA
- a CDS encoding alpha/beta hydrolase, which yields MPGPTPAAEVMAGAEPFSFPGGPGPEGRTGVLLVHGFTGTPMSMRPWGEALAAEGFAVRCPLLPGHGTRWQDCNTCTHDQWTATVEGAFDELAAGCDRVFVAGLSMGGTLATRLAEVRPDDVAGLLLVNPALLTQRLDAKLLPLLARVTPSWAPIASDIRKSGVTELAYRKLPTRAMMQLRGLWAATRADLGRVTAPVVVFRSVEDHVVEPVNSTILLAGVGSADTTEVLLENSFHVATLDNDAPLIFARSAEWIRERVPADQPDVSAADRR from the coding sequence GTGCCCGGACCGACCCCTGCCGCCGAGGTCATGGCCGGTGCGGAGCCGTTCTCCTTCCCGGGCGGTCCCGGGCCCGAGGGCCGCACCGGGGTCCTGCTGGTGCACGGGTTCACGGGGACGCCGATGAGCATGCGGCCCTGGGGCGAGGCCCTGGCCGCCGAGGGTTTCGCGGTGCGGTGCCCGTTGCTGCCCGGCCACGGCACCCGCTGGCAGGACTGCAACACCTGCACCCACGACCAGTGGACGGCGACCGTCGAGGGCGCCTTCGACGAGCTCGCCGCCGGCTGCGACCGCGTGTTCGTGGCCGGCCTCTCGATGGGTGGCACGCTCGCCACCCGGCTGGCCGAGGTCCGGCCCGACGACGTCGCCGGCCTGCTGCTGGTGAACCCCGCTCTGCTGACCCAGCGGCTGGATGCCAAGCTGCTGCCCCTGCTGGCGCGCGTCACGCCCAGCTGGGCGCCGATCGCCAGCGACATCAGGAAGTCCGGCGTCACCGAGCTGGCCTACCGCAAGCTGCCGACCCGCGCGATGATGCAGCTCCGCGGCCTCTGGGCCGCGACCCGGGCGGACCTGGGCCGGGTCACCGCACCCGTGGTCGTCTTCCGCAGCGTGGAGGACCACGTCGTGGAGCCGGTCAACAGCACCATCCTGCTCGCCGGCGTGGGCAGCGCGGACACCACCGAGGTGCTGCTCGAGAACAGCTTCCACGTGGCCACCCTCGACAACGACGCCCCGCTGATCTTCGCCCGGTCCGCGGAGTGGATCCGCGAGCGCGTCCCGGCCGACCAGCCCGACGTGTCCGCGGCGGACCGCCGATGA
- a CDS encoding TIGR00300 family protein: protein MSSHTATVALTGHLMDTGVLARVLDDVLEYGGDYRITSLDLGREHEDESTARIEVRADGVERLDRILMRVQVHGANPVDPGTATTRPAPAAGVFPDDFYSTTNLDTLVRLDREWLRVANPEMDCGLVVTEEAGDGAGGRVTVRTVPVSDVRAGDVVVCGASGVRVELPPAPPRGDEDDFGFMSSAVSSEKPQALLVRQIAERMREVKAAGKRVLWVGGPAVVHTGASPAMVRLVRAGYVDVLFAGNALATHDIEAALFGTSLGVDLAKGSGVPHGHEHHIRAINTIRAAGSIRAAVDSGVLTGGVMHAMVEADKPFVLVGSVRDDGPLPDVHTDVIDGQRAMRAQLHDVGFAIMVATMLHSIATGNLLPASIPLVCVDINPATVTKLADRGSAQAMGIVTDIGLFLEQLARELAPEE, encoded by the coding sequence GTGAGCTCGCACACCGCCACGGTCGCGCTGACCGGCCACCTCATGGACACCGGGGTCCTCGCCCGCGTCCTGGACGACGTGCTGGAGTACGGCGGCGACTACCGGATCACCAGCCTGGACCTCGGCCGGGAGCACGAGGACGAGTCGACGGCGCGGATCGAGGTCCGTGCCGACGGGGTGGAGCGGCTGGACCGCATCCTGATGCGCGTCCAGGTGCACGGCGCGAATCCCGTCGATCCGGGCACCGCGACCACCCGGCCGGCCCCGGCCGCCGGGGTCTTCCCCGACGACTTCTACTCCACGACGAATCTCGACACCCTCGTCCGGCTGGACCGGGAGTGGCTGCGGGTGGCCAACCCCGAGATGGACTGCGGCCTGGTGGTCACCGAGGAGGCCGGCGACGGGGCGGGTGGGAGGGTCACGGTGCGCACGGTCCCGGTGAGCGACGTGCGCGCCGGCGACGTCGTGGTCTGCGGCGCGTCGGGGGTCCGCGTCGAACTGCCACCGGCGCCGCCGCGGGGCGACGAGGACGACTTCGGCTTCATGTCCTCGGCGGTGTCCAGCGAGAAGCCCCAGGCGCTGCTGGTCCGGCAGATCGCCGAGCGGATGCGCGAGGTGAAGGCCGCCGGCAAGCGGGTGTTGTGGGTCGGCGGGCCGGCGGTGGTCCACACCGGCGCCTCCCCCGCCATGGTGCGCCTGGTCCGGGCCGGCTACGTCGACGTCCTGTTCGCCGGCAACGCACTGGCCACCCACGACATCGAGGCGGCGCTGTTCGGCACCTCGCTGGGCGTGGACCTGGCGAAGGGGTCCGGGGTGCCGCACGGGCACGAGCACCACATCCGGGCGATCAACACGATCCGGGCCGCGGGCTCGATCCGGGCGGCCGTCGACTCCGGCGTGCTCACCGGCGGCGTCATGCACGCCATGGTGGAAGCCGACAAGCCGTTCGTGCTGGTGGGCTCGGTGCGCGACGACGGCCCGCTGCCCGACGTGCACACCGACGTCATCGATGGTCAGCGTGCGATGCGCGCCCAGCTGCACGACGTCGGGTTCGCGATCATGGTCGCCACCATGCTGCACTCCATCGCGACCGGGAACCTGCTGCCGGCGTCCATCCCGCTGGTGTGCGTGGACATCAACCCGGCCACGGTGACCAAGCTGGCCGACCGCGGCAGCGCCCAGGCGATGGGCATCGTCACCGACATCGGCCTGTTCCTCGAGCAACTCGCCCGCGAGCTGGCTCCGGAGGAGTAG
- a CDS encoding ion transporter, translated as MRTLLVTGPGGAGTSTVAAAAAARSALGGRRTLLLTRQDLPVPGLDGVPGLRTQRVGGSRAVQDLWDAHADALGALLPHLTLPPATSVVPLPGADALALLAALGTADAEVVVVDAGPLRDGLAFAALPGSLRWWLDQALPPTARALAAVRTATVAAGAARRGPLDAVLHVVPAVERLLAADRLADPATTAVWLTAVAREAAVPAHRRAASVLALHGLRPAALVARMFPAGGTGEWWVRRAAEQDAALGRLAEVAPLHAVPELPGTPADVTDAVALLGGLDLPERGGPPAATPQRRPGGWQLTVALPFADRAEVGLTRWGDDLVIGVREDRRSLRLDSLLRRCEVTGGRMVSPGTADARLEISFRPDPQQWPADLLAAEGRNT; from the coding sequence GTGCGCACGCTGCTGGTCACCGGCCCCGGAGGTGCCGGGACGTCGACCGTGGCGGCGGCCGCCGCGGCCAGGTCCGCGCTCGGCGGGCGACGCACGCTGCTGCTCACGCGGCAGGATCTCCCGGTGCCCGGCCTCGACGGGGTGCCCGGGCTGCGTACCCAACGGGTGGGTGGCAGCCGCGCCGTCCAGGACCTGTGGGACGCGCACGCCGACGCCCTGGGCGCCCTGCTGCCACACCTGACCCTCCCGCCCGCCACCTCGGTGGTGCCGCTGCCGGGTGCCGACGCCCTCGCCCTGCTCGCCGCGCTCGGCACGGCCGATGCCGAGGTGGTGGTGGTGGACGCCGGGCCGCTGCGCGACGGACTCGCCTTCGCGGCGCTCCCCGGAAGCCTCCGCTGGTGGCTCGACCAGGCCCTGCCCCCGACCGCGCGGGCGCTGGCGGCGGTCCGGACGGCGACCGTGGCCGCCGGCGCCGCCCGGCGCGGTCCGCTCGACGCCGTGCTGCACGTCGTCCCCGCGGTCGAGCGGCTGCTGGCGGCCGACCGGCTGGCCGACCCGGCCACCACGGCGGTCTGGCTCACCGCCGTTGCCCGCGAGGCCGCGGTTCCCGCGCACCGGAGGGCGGCGTCCGTGCTGGCTCTGCACGGGCTCCGGCCGGCCGCACTGGTCGCCCGGATGTTCCCCGCCGGGGGGACGGGGGAGTGGTGGGTGCGCCGGGCCGCCGAGCAGGACGCGGCGCTGGGCCGGCTCGCGGAGGTGGCCCCGCTGCACGCCGTCCCCGAGCTGCCGGGCACGCCGGCCGACGTGACCGACGCGGTGGCGTTGCTCGGCGGGCTGGACCTCCCCGAACGCGGCGGGCCGCCGGCCGCCACCCCGCAGCGGCGGCCGGGTGGGTGGCAGCTGACCGTGGCACTGCCCTTCGCCGACCGCGCGGAGGTGGGCCTGACCCGGTGGGGCGATGACCTCGTGATCGGCGTGCGAGAGGATCGGCGTTCGCTGCGCCTGGACTCGTTGCTGCGCCGGTGCGAGGTGACGGGGGGCCGGATGGTCTCGCCCGGAACCGCCGACGCGCGGCTGGAGATCAGCTTCCGCCCGGATCCGCAGCAGTGGCCGGCCGACCTCCTGGCGGCCGAGGGGAGGAACACATGA
- a CDS encoding response regulator transcription factor yields MTRVLVADDHAGFRAGITTLLRSLPGIEVVGEAASGDEAVVRAVASGADVVLMDLAMPGGGGLAATERLVREAPHVAVLVLTMSAEDASVTAALRAGARGYLVKGASRAEVGRALQTVADGGMVVGAAVAHRVAALVGGPAGLEHEHLADLSTREREVLELMAQGLDNGEIARRLFLSPKTVRNVVSAIFGKLHTSDRVQVVLRARGAGYGDGG; encoded by the coding sequence GTGACCCGGGTGCTGGTCGCGGACGACCACGCCGGTTTCCGTGCGGGGATCACCACCCTGCTGCGCTCGCTGCCCGGCATCGAGGTCGTCGGCGAGGCCGCCAGCGGCGACGAGGCGGTGGTCCGCGCAGTGGCCAGCGGCGCCGACGTCGTCCTGATGGACCTGGCCATGCCGGGCGGCGGTGGACTCGCGGCCACCGAGCGGCTGGTCCGAGAGGCACCGCACGTCGCCGTCCTCGTGCTCACCATGTCGGCCGAGGACGCATCGGTGACCGCCGCCCTGCGGGCCGGTGCCCGCGGGTACCTCGTCAAGGGCGCGTCGCGGGCCGAGGTCGGGCGGGCGCTGCAGACGGTGGCGGACGGCGGGATGGTCGTCGGCGCCGCTGTCGCGCACCGGGTGGCGGCGCTGGTGGGCGGGCCGGCCGGCCTGGAGCACGAGCACCTCGCCGACCTGTCGACGCGCGAGCGCGAGGTGCTCGAGCTGATGGCGCAGGGGCTCGACAACGGGGAGATCGCCCGGCGGCTGTTCCTCAGCCCCAAGACGGTGCGGAACGTCGTGTCGGCGATCTTCGGCAAACTGCACACGTCCGACCGGGTCCAGGTGGTGCTGCGGGCCCGCGGGGCC
- a CDS encoding AMP-dependent synthetase/ligase — MREFSVPATYRVGADEALTDMLTTNVAEHGDEVGLRRQVDGRWTDVTWQQFGEEVRGVAKGLISSGVAAGDRVALQAKTRYEWTVLDFAIWTAGAVVVPIYETSSADQVAWILADSGATAAVVERDEHAEAIASVRDQAPDLKTVHVIDDGAIEQLTAAGADVPDSELAARRATLNAESLATLIYTSGTTGRPKGCELTHANFLFEIGNGITLLERFMGVQGSLLLFIPLAHVLARVLQVGAVKNRTVIGHTPDVKNLVEDLGEFKPTFVLAVPRVFEKVYNQAKAKAEGDGKGKIFDKAAQVAIDWSRAQDTGGPGLGLRAQHALFDKLVYGKLRAALGGRCLGAISGGAPLGERLGHFYRGIGVTVFEGYGLTETTAAASVNHDEALRIGTVGRPLPGVEFRIGEDGEVLIKGGIVMRGYWRNEEATKEAIDAEGFFRTGDIGELDDDGFLTITGRKKEILVTAGGKNVAPAVLEDRIRAHRLVSQCIVVGDQRPYIAALITLDEEALPQWLASKGKDAGLTPAQLREDNEVLAELDAAVKDANKAVSQAEAIKRFTVLGTDFTEDNGMLTPSLKLKRNVVMKEFGSEVDSLYAR; from the coding sequence GTGCGCGAGTTCAGCGTTCCAGCGACCTACCGGGTCGGAGCCGACGAGGCCCTGACCGACATGCTCACCACCAACGTCGCCGAGCACGGCGACGAGGTCGGCCTCCGCCGTCAGGTGGACGGCCGGTGGACCGACGTCACCTGGCAGCAGTTCGGCGAGGAGGTCCGCGGGGTCGCCAAGGGGCTGATCTCCTCCGGCGTGGCCGCCGGTGACCGGGTCGCGCTGCAGGCCAAGACCCGGTACGAGTGGACGGTCCTCGACTTCGCCATCTGGACCGCCGGCGCCGTCGTCGTCCCCATCTACGAGACCTCCAGTGCCGACCAGGTCGCCTGGATCCTGGCCGACTCGGGCGCCACCGCCGCCGTCGTGGAACGCGACGAGCACGCCGAGGCGATCGCCTCCGTGCGTGACCAGGCGCCGGACCTCAAGACCGTGCACGTCATCGACGACGGCGCGATCGAGCAGCTGACCGCGGCCGGCGCGGACGTTCCGGACAGCGAGCTCGCGGCTCGTCGCGCCACGCTGAACGCCGAGAGCCTCGCGACGCTGATCTACACCAGCGGCACCACCGGCCGGCCCAAGGGCTGCGAGCTGACGCATGCGAACTTCCTGTTCGAGATCGGCAACGGCATCACGCTGCTCGAGCGCTTCATGGGCGTGCAGGGTTCGCTGCTGCTGTTCATCCCGCTGGCGCACGTGCTGGCCCGGGTCCTGCAGGTCGGCGCGGTCAAGAACCGCACCGTCATCGGGCACACGCCGGACGTGAAGAACCTGGTCGAGGACCTCGGCGAGTTCAAGCCGACCTTCGTCCTCGCCGTCCCGCGGGTGTTCGAGAAGGTCTACAACCAGGCCAAGGCGAAGGCCGAGGGCGACGGCAAGGGCAAGATCTTCGACAAGGCCGCCCAGGTGGCCATCGACTGGTCGCGCGCCCAGGACACCGGCGGCCCGGGGCTGGGCCTGCGCGCCCAGCACGCGCTGTTCGACAAGCTCGTCTACGGCAAGCTGCGCGCCGCCCTCGGCGGGCGCTGCCTCGGCGCCATCTCCGGCGGCGCACCTCTGGGCGAGCGGCTCGGCCACTTCTACCGCGGTATCGGCGTGACCGTCTTCGAGGGCTACGGCCTGACCGAGACCACCGCCGCCGCGTCGGTCAACCACGACGAGGCACTGCGCATCGGCACCGTCGGGCGCCCGCTGCCCGGCGTCGAGTTCCGCATCGGCGAGGACGGCGAGGTGCTCATCAAGGGCGGCATCGTCATGCGCGGCTACTGGCGCAACGAGGAGGCCACGAAGGAGGCCATCGACGCCGAGGGCTTCTTCCGCACCGGCGACATCGGCGAGCTGGACGACGACGGCTTCCTGACGATCACCGGCCGCAAGAAGGAGATCCTGGTGACCGCGGGCGGCAAGAACGTCGCCCCGGCTGTCCTCGAGGACCGGATCCGGGCCCACCGTCTCGTCAGCCAGTGCATCGTCGTCGGCGACCAGCGCCCGTACATCGCGGCGCTGATCACCCTCGACGAGGAGGCGCTCCCGCAGTGGCTGGCGTCCAAGGGCAAGGACGCCGGCCTGACGCCTGCGCAGCTGCGCGAGGACAACGAGGTGCTCGCCGAGCTCGACGCCGCGGTGAAGGACGCCAACAAGGCCGTCTCG
- a CDS encoding lysophospholipid acyltransferase family protein, producing the protein MLFYWFLKFVAIGPLARVVFRPKAEGAENVPATGAAILASNHLSATDWIFLPLQLRRRVTFLAKAEYFTGTGVKGFLQRAFFTGAGQVPIDRSSASAAEGAIQTGLRILREGKLLGIYPEGTRSPDGRLYRGKIGVARMALEIGVPVVPVAVVYSSRPLPFGKKITRVRVRFGEPLDFSRYEGLAGDRFVERSVTDEIMYEIMTLSGQEYVDVYGAAVKKSMDATGASANEVVATLQPPAGEAADRAPTTLAG; encoded by the coding sequence GTGTTGTTCTACTGGTTCCTCAAGTTCGTCGCGATCGGCCCCCTGGCGCGGGTCGTGTTCCGCCCGAAGGCGGAGGGCGCCGAGAACGTGCCCGCGACGGGCGCCGCGATCCTGGCGAGCAACCACCTGTCCGCCACCGACTGGATCTTCCTGCCGCTGCAGCTCAGGCGGCGGGTCACGTTCCTCGCGAAGGCGGAGTACTTCACCGGCACGGGCGTGAAGGGCTTCCTGCAGCGGGCGTTCTTCACCGGTGCCGGCCAGGTCCCGATCGACCGGTCCAGCGCCTCGGCCGCCGAGGGCGCCATCCAGACCGGCCTGCGGATCCTCCGGGAGGGCAAGCTCCTCGGGATCTACCCCGAGGGCACCCGCTCGCCCGACGGCCGGCTGTACCGCGGCAAGATCGGCGTCGCGCGCATGGCACTGGAGATCGGTGTGCCGGTCGTCCCCGTGGCGGTGGTCTACAGCTCCCGGCCGCTGCCGTTCGGCAAGAAGATCACCCGGGTGCGGGTCCGGTTCGGCGAGCCGCTGGACTTCAGCCGCTACGAGGGCCTGGCCGGCGACCGGTTCGTCGAGCGGTCGGTCACCGACGAGATCATGTACGAGATCATGACGCTGTCGGGTCAGGAGTACGTCGACGTCTACGGCGCGGCCGTGAAGAAGTCGATGGACGCCACCGGCGCCAGCGCGAACGAGGTCGTCGCCACCCTGCAGCCGCCGGCCGGTGAGGCCGCCGACCGCGCCCCCACCACCCTCGCCGGCTGA
- a CDS encoding ROK family glucokinase — MTEPDGTARPALGIDIGGTKVAGGLVAPDGTILATARRGTPGASVRETEDAIVAVVEELADGHPGELVGVGVGAAGWFDRTGDTVLFSPHLAWRNSTLRRDLGARLQRPLWVGNDADAAAWAEYRYGAARGADLALMITLGTGIGGGIVLDGRLRRGSHGVAGEWGHMRVVPDGRLCACGNRGCWEQYASGTALGQTAREVARTSPAAAAVLLERVDCEPDRLTGEHVARAAYDGDPLALELVTEVGCWLGQGIADLAAVLDPEVVVIGGGVSVLGEMVLGPARERLDRALPGRGFRPGPRIVAAALGAQAGIVGAADLVRRAVAEGEA, encoded by the coding sequence GTGACCGAGCCAGACGGAACGGCGCGGCCGGCGCTCGGCATCGACATCGGTGGCACCAAGGTCGCGGGCGGGCTGGTCGCACCGGACGGCACGATCCTGGCCACCGCCCGGCGCGGTACGCCCGGGGCGTCGGTGCGCGAGACCGAGGACGCCATCGTCGCCGTCGTCGAAGAGCTGGCGGACGGGCACCCGGGCGAGCTCGTCGGGGTCGGCGTCGGCGCCGCCGGCTGGTTCGACCGGACGGGCGACACGGTCCTGTTCAGCCCGCACCTGGCGTGGCGGAACTCGACGCTGCGCAGGGACCTCGGCGCCCGGCTGCAGCGACCGCTCTGGGTCGGCAACGACGCCGACGCCGCCGCCTGGGCGGAGTACCGCTACGGAGCGGCGCGGGGCGCCGACCTGGCGCTGATGATCACCCTCGGAACCGGGATCGGCGGGGGCATCGTCCTCGACGGCCGGCTGCGCCGCGGGTCGCACGGCGTCGCAGGGGAGTGGGGGCACATGCGCGTGGTCCCCGACGGCCGGCTGTGCGCGTGCGGCAACCGCGGCTGCTGGGAGCAGTACGCCAGCGGCACGGCGCTGGGCCAGACCGCCCGCGAGGTCGCCCGCACCTCACCGGCCGCGGCCGCGGTGCTCCTGGAGCGGGTGGACTGCGAGCCGGACCGGCTCACCGGTGAGCACGTGGCCCGCGCCGCCTACGACGGCGACCCGCTGGCGCTGGAACTGGTGACCGAGGTGGGCTGCTGGCTCGGGCAGGGCATCGCCGACCTCGCCGCCGTGCTCGACCCCGAGGTGGTCGTGATCGGCGGCGGGGTGAGCGTGCTGGGCGAGATGGTGCTGGGCCCGGCCCGCGAGCGGCTGGACCGCGCACTGCCCGGCCGCGGATTCCGCCCCGGGCCGCGCATCGTCGCCGCCGCACTCGGAGCCCAGGCCGGCATCGTGGGCGCCGCCGACCTGGTCAGGCGCGCCGTCGCCGAGGGCGAGGCCTAG
- a CDS encoding sensor histidine kinase yields the protein MAITASRPEQGLPSPPTASRTRPTSLLTALGAVAAGLALEFSAGADRIVNPFLPVLVTAALMDSVLGHLIGRRHPRHPLARVLQLAGLLAAAVVLTGGYANAALFGPLPEPGATLALWLSRWLWVPSSAVSVLGLLLLFPDGRLPSPRWRPAAALAAGGPVLLTVHFATMPFTESLWRAVPVANPLAVVPQQVSLVLEAVAHPLWALGVAVGSAAVVVRRHRAVGDERRRFRLVVVPAVLLPFALLAAALTEVGGLAEMVVATWLAIAVTVAMVRHRMFDLDVVVNRTMVHGLLVVSLFGAYVTVVALVSEVVGGDVSWPAGVVAALVVATLTGPLLSRLRTGVDRLMYGDRGRPDAVAGRLAVATTRDAAGDQPADVLTAAAEALRDALRVPWVRVEVGSDRGAAGDPRTEGREVDIRLGAELLGRLCVGARWDGERFTATDEQALEAAARQLGVTAEAYLLARRLADARERLVSAREDERRRIRRDLHDGLGPSLAGITAALEGLEEVARSDPGVAAAALPGLRAQARAAVVDVRRLVDGLRPPALDELGLAGALAEELRRLQQATGVRCALAAPERVPALPAAVEVAALRIALEAATNVVRHASAATCAVALEVGERDVAVRVDDDGTGVPADVVPGVGLTSMRERAEEIGGTCTVAARPGGGTRVSAVLPLPRTPGVGA from the coding sequence GTGGCGATCACCGCGTCCCGCCCGGAGCAGGGCCTGCCGTCACCGCCCACGGCCTCCCGGACGCGGCCGACCTCGCTGCTGACCGCTCTCGGGGCCGTGGCGGCGGGCCTGGCGCTGGAGTTCAGCGCCGGTGCCGACCGGATCGTCAACCCCTTCCTGCCGGTCCTCGTCACGGCGGCGCTGATGGACTCCGTGCTCGGTCACCTGATCGGACGCCGGCACCCCCGGCACCCGCTCGCCCGCGTGCTGCAGCTCGCCGGGCTGCTCGCCGCGGCCGTGGTCCTGACGGGTGGATACGCCAACGCGGCGTTGTTCGGGCCGCTGCCCGAGCCCGGGGCCACGCTCGCCCTCTGGCTGAGCCGTTGGCTGTGGGTGCCGTCGTCCGCCGTGTCCGTCCTGGGCCTGCTGCTGCTCTTCCCCGACGGCCGGCTGCCCTCACCTCGCTGGCGGCCGGCGGCCGCGCTGGCCGCCGGGGGACCGGTCCTGCTCACCGTCCACTTCGCCACCATGCCGTTCACGGAGTCCCTCTGGCGGGCCGTGCCGGTGGCGAACCCGCTGGCCGTGGTCCCGCAGCAGGTCTCGCTCGTCCTCGAGGCGGTCGCGCATCCGCTGTGGGCGCTGGGCGTGGCCGTCGGTTCGGCGGCCGTGGTCGTCCGCCGGCACCGCGCGGTCGGTGACGAGCGGCGACGGTTCCGGCTGGTCGTCGTCCCCGCGGTGCTCCTGCCCTTCGCGTTGCTCGCCGCCGCCCTGACCGAGGTCGGCGGGCTCGCCGAGATGGTCGTGGCCACCTGGCTGGCCATCGCGGTCACCGTGGCGATGGTGCGGCACCGGATGTTCGACCTGGACGTGGTGGTCAACCGCACGATGGTGCACGGCCTGCTCGTCGTGTCCCTGTTCGGCGCGTACGTCACCGTGGTGGCGCTGGTCTCCGAAGTGGTCGGCGGCGACGTCTCCTGGCCGGCCGGCGTGGTCGCCGCGCTCGTCGTCGCCACGCTGACCGGACCACTGCTCTCCCGGCTGCGCACGGGCGTCGACCGATTGATGTACGGCGACCGTGGGCGGCCGGACGCCGTGGCCGGCCGGCTGGCGGTGGCGACGACCCGCGACGCGGCCGGTGATCAGCCCGCCGACGTGCTGACCGCCGCCGCCGAGGCGCTGCGCGACGCGCTACGCGTGCCGTGGGTCCGCGTCGAGGTGGGCAGCGACCGGGGCGCGGCCGGGGACCCGCGAACCGAGGGACGGGAGGTGGACATCCGGCTGGGTGCGGAGTTGCTCGGCCGCCTGTGCGTGGGAGCACGCTGGGACGGCGAGCGGTTCACCGCCACGGATGAGCAGGCCCTGGAGGCGGCGGCGCGGCAGCTCGGGGTCACCGCCGAGGCCTACCTGCTCGCCCGGCGGCTGGCCGACGCCCGGGAACGACTGGTCAGCGCCCGCGAGGACGAGCGGCGCCGGATCCGCCGCGATCTGCACGACGGCCTGGGCCCCTCACTGGCCGGCATCACCGCCGCGCTGGAGGGACTGGAGGAGGTGGCGCGCAGCGATCCCGGTGTCGCCGCGGCCGCGCTGCCCGGACTGCGGGCGCAGGCCCGCGCCGCGGTCGTCGACGTCCGCCGGCTGGTCGACGGGCTCCGTCCGCCGGCGCTGGACGAGCTGGGGCTGGCGGGGGCACTGGCCGAGGAACTGCGCAGGCTGCAGCAGGCCACCGGTGTCCGCTGCGCACTCGCAGCCCCGGAGCGGGTCCCGGCACTTCCGGCCGCCGTGGAGGTGGCAGCGCTGCGGATCGCGCTGGAGGCCGCCACGAATGTCGTCCGGCACGCCTCGGCCGCGACCTGCGCCGTCGCGCTGGAGGTGGGGGAGCGGGACGTCGCCGTCCGTGTGGACGACGACGGCACGGGCGTGCCCGCGGACGTCGTCCCGGGGGTCGGGCTGACGTCGATGCGCGAGCGCGCCGAGGAGATCGGCGGCACGTGCACCGTCGCCGCCCGCCCGGGAGGCGGGACGCGGGTGTCCGCCGTCCTCCCCCTGCCGCGCACGCCCGGGGTCGGCGCGTGA